One Falco peregrinus isolate bFalPer1 chromosome 6, bFalPer1.pri, whole genome shotgun sequence DNA segment encodes these proteins:
- the ENO2 gene encoding gamma-enolase translates to MAVERIHAREILDSRGNPTVEVDLYTHKGMFRAAVPSGASTGIYEALELRDNDKSRFLGKGVLQAVDHINSTVAPALVGSGLSVVDQEKIDNLMLEMDGTENKSKFGANAILGVSLAVCKAGAAEKDVPLYRHIADLAGNSDLILPVPAFNVINGGSHAGNKLAMQEFMILPVGAESFRDAMRIGAEVYHNLKSVIKEKYGKDATNVGDEGGFAPNILENSEALELLKEAIDKAGYTDKIVIGMDVAASEFYRDGKYDLDFKSPDDPSRYISADELGDLYQSFVRDYPVVSIEDPFDQDDWEAWSKFTANVGIQIVGDDLTVTNPKRIERAVEEKACNCLLLKVNQIGSVTEAIQACKLAQENGWGVMVSHRSGETEDTFIADLVVGLCTGQIKTGAPCRSERLAKYNQLMRIEEELGDEARFAGHNFRNPSVL, encoded by the exons GCATGTTTCGAGCAGCGGTCCCCAGCGGCGCGTCCACTGGCATCTATGAAGCGCTGGAGCTGCGAGACAATGACAAGTCGCGTTTCCTCGGGAAAG GGGTCCTGCAGGCCGTGGATCATATCAACAGCACTGTCGCCCCAGCTCTCGTGGGCTCT GGCCTCTCTGTTGTGGATCAAGAGAAGATCGACAATTTGATGCTTGAGATGGATGGCACAGAGAACAAAT CCAAGTTCGGTGCCAATGCTATCCTGGGGGTTTCGCTGGCCGTCTGCAAGGCGGGAGCTGCGGAGAAGGATGTCCCCCTGTACCGGCACATTGCTGACCTGGCTGGCAACTCTGATCTCATCCTTCCTGTGCCA GCTTTCAACGTGATCAATGGAGGTTCCCACGCAGGCAACAAACTGGCCATGCAGGAATTCATGATCCTGCCTGTGGGGGCTGAGAGCTTCCGCGATGCCATGCGCATTGGGGCTGAAGTCTATCACAACCTCAAGAGCGTCATCAAGGAGAAGTATGGCAAAGATGCTACCAATGTGGGTGATGAGGGAGGCTTTGCCCCCAACATCCTGGAAAACAGTGAAG CTCTGGAGCTCCTCAAGGAAGCCATCGACAAGGCAGGCTACACGGACAAGATTGTCATTGGTATGGATGTGGCGGCCTCCGAGTTCTACCGTGATGGCAAATATGACCTGGACTTCAAGTCCCCAGATGACCCAAGCCGCTACATTTCTGCAGATGAGCTGGGCGACCTCTATCAAAGCTTTGTACGTGATTATCCAG TGGTCTCCATTGAGGACCCTTTTGACCAAGATGACTGGGAGGCCTGGTCCAAGTTCACAGCCAATGTGGGGATTCAGATAGTGGGAGATGACCTGACGGTGACAAACCCTAAGCGCATCGAGAGAGCTGTTGAAGAGAAGGCCTGCAACTGCCTCCTGCTCAAAGTCAACCAGATTGGGTCCGTCACAGAGGCCATCCAAGC CTGCAAGCTGGCCCAGGAGAATGGCTGGGGTGTGATGGTGAGCCATCGATCTGGGGAGACCGAGGACACCTTCATTGCTGACCTGGTTGTAGGACTGTGCACTGGGCAG ATAAAGACGGGTGCTCCCTGCAGGTCTGAACGCCTGGCTAAGTACAACCAGCTCATGAG gATTGAGGAAGAGCTGGGCGACGAAGCACGCTTTGCCGGACACAACTTTCGCAACCCAAGTGTTCTTTGA